The proteins below come from a single Larimichthys crocea isolate SSNF chromosome XIV, L_crocea_2.0, whole genome shotgun sequence genomic window:
- the LOC104936985 gene encoding zinc finger protein RFP translates to MASSGNMLPEKQFQCTICQQVFTDPVTTPCGHNFCQVCIQNMWNSSDVCQCPTCNKSFTPRPEISINTAFKELADTFRNIIVCSSASLLSMAKPGEVVCDVCATTSLQVKALKSCLVCLTSYCEAHLEPHRRVATLKLHKLIEPVKNLQDRMCKKHERLLEMFCRDEQKCVCQFCTETEHKGHRAVTIEDESGGRKVQMKETEEDFQQMIQERLKKMEEIKNCLKHSTMSAEKEMKESDRLFASLIRSIEERQTEARTEIDQKQKAAETRSKELIDELQAEIAELQRRNAEIEELRNTEDHLHLLQRSPSLMSPPPTKEWMEISVHPELIVGTARKALSKVDDTVKNELDRLKTEEMKKMQKYAVDVVLDPDTAHPNIVLSPDGKQAGRGELLHIVPDNPQRFDPVICVVGKRGFLSGRFYFQVAVGTKTFWDLGVVKESVNRKGMITSKPENGYWTMRLRSGDEYRALDSPSVLLTLKEKPQIVGVFTDYEEGTVSFFNVEARSHIYTFTGCLFTERIFPFFSPGVLDDGKNTAPLVITAVNHDS, encoded by the exons ATGGCGTCCTCCGGTAACATGCTACCAGAAAAACAGTTCCAGTGCACCATCTGTCAGCAAGTGTTCACCGACCCTGTCACCACCCCATGTGGACACAACTTCTGCCAGGTCTGCATCCAGAACATGTGGAACAGCAGTGATGTCTGCCAGTGCCCCACCTGTAACAAGTCATTTACCCCGCGGCCTGAAATAAGCATCAACACGGCCTTCAAGGAGCTGGCCGACACATTTCGGAACATTATCGTCTGTTCGTCGGCCTCGCTGCTGTCCATGGCCAAACCGGGCGAGGTGGTGTGCGACGTTTGTGCCACGACGTCCCTCCAGGTGAAGGCGCTGAAGTCCTGCCTGGTGTGTCTGACCTCGTACTGTGAAGCCCACCTGGAGCCTCACCGGAGGGTCGCCACCTTGAAGCTTCACAAGCTGATCGAGCCAGTGAAGAACCTGCAGGACAGGATGTGTAAGAAGCACGAGAGGCTGCTGGAGATGTTCTGCAGGGAcgaacagaaatgtgtttgccAGTTCTGCACCGAGACCGAGCACAAAGGTCACCGGGCTGTCACGATAGAGGACGAGAGTGGGGGGAGGAAG GTCCAAATGAAGGAGACTGAAGAAGATTTTCAGCAGATGATCCAAGAACGACTGAAGAAAATGGAGGAGATCAAAAACTGTCTGAAGCACAGCACA atgagtgcagagaaagaaatgaaggagAGTGACCGTCTCTTTGCGTCTCTGATTCGCTCGATCGAGGAAAGACAAACCGAAGCCAGGACAGAGATCGACCAGAAGcagaaagcagcagagacaaGGTCGAAGGAGCTCATTGACGAGCTACAAGCTGAAATCGCTGAACTGCAGAGGAGAAACGCTGAGATAGAGGAGCTGAGGAACACTGAGGACCATCTGCACCTCTTACAG AGGTCGCCCTCTCTCATGTCACCTCCACCCACCAAGGAGTGGATGGAGATCAGCGTCCACCCTGAACTCATCGTGGGGACGGCGAGGAAAGCCTTGTCCAAAGTGGACGACACCGTGAAGAACGAACTGGACAGACTGAAGACGGAAG agatgaagaagatgCAGAAATATGCAG TTGACGTTGTTTTAGACCCGGACACCGCCCACCCAAACATCGTCCTGTCACCTGATGGAAAGCAGGCAGGCCGCGGTGAGCTGCTCCACATCGTGCCCGACAACCCCCAACGTTTTGACCCTGTCATCTGCGTTGTGGGCAAGAGAGGCTTCCTGTCCGGGAGGTTCTACTTCCAG GTTGCGGTGGGGACAAAGACCTTCTGGGACCTCGGTGTGGTCAAAGAGTCTGTCAACAGGAAGGGGATGATCACCTCCAAACCGGAGAACGGCTACTGGACGATGCGCCTGAGGAGTGGGGATGAGTATCGCGCTTTGGACTCCCCCTCCGTCCTTCTTACCCTCAAGGAGAAGCCGCAGATTGTCGGAGTGTTTACGGATTACGAGGAGGGGACTGTGTCGTTCTTTAACGTGGAGGCCAGATCTCATATCTACACCTTCACTGggtgtttgtttacagagagGATCTTCCCCTTCTTTAGCCCGGGTGTTTTAGATGACGGGAAGAACACGGCGCCGTTGGTTATTACAGCTGTTAATCATGATAGTTGA